The Nostoc sp. PCC 7524 nucleotide sequence GCGTATTAGGTAACAATTTTTGATGCTGGTAGTGTTACTGAATTAAATTAAGTTTCTATTAATTAAAATCAATCAATCAATGTGCTATGAAAAATGCCGACCATCGTTGTCTTTAATCAAAATTTCAAACATTGAGTAAAATTGTCATAAGTTTACATCTACCAGGAAATGAAATTGGTTAATCTTCTGTATTAGCTACAATAATTAGTCTTGAAAATTTATAGTGGCGTTATTGTAGCTTTTACATACAATCACTACCAAAATCTAACCTAAGATAAATTGTCTTGTTGATATTTCAGGGTTCTCTTGTGGCATTAGGTCTACTCAGGAGTAATTAATCACTAAAACACTCCTAATTCACCAGATTAAAAGTTGCAATAGTGAGACTAAAAAACCGTGAAATATTTCTTTCTTGCTGAAGGATGGACTGTTGGCAGAGTGTGGGCATCTGATGGACTATGGCAGATAACCGCATGGCGACGACCACCAGATATTCAACGTTTGAATATTTGTTTAGTAGAAAAGCATGAATTGATGTGGCTTTACCGCATTGAAGATGCTGTATTAACAGTAGAAGTAAAGCCAAGCACCTCAGAATTTATCAATCAAACTATTGGTCAAGTAGTGCTAAAGCGGTTAATGACGGCTGAACAAGTAATTGAGCGCCTATGTACTGCTGAAGCTAAGTGTGAATTGCAAAACATTCAATCAGTGGTTTAGGGGAGTAGGGGAGCAGAGGGGCAGAGGGGCAGAGGGGCAGGGGGGCAGGGGAGGATGTAGCTTGCTTCCCGTAGGATGGGAGTGAGGGGAGACAAGGTAGACAAGGTAGAAGTTTTTACCCAGTCCCCAGTCCCCAGTCTCCAGTCCCCAATCCCCAATCTCCAATCTCCAGTCCCCAATATGTAAATATTTCTAAACATACGCAAAATATATTTTGACGGCGATTCGTGGCAAGATGAATCTTACAAACCTTGCGATCGCATCTATTTACACGCTTGCAAACAGTTCCATCAATAGTTACACTTTTTAAAACATTCTCATTTTTACTTAGCGATCGCTACCTCTTGGGATATTGTCTCCGAAGTGTGTCAGCATTGCTAAGAGAGCCACAATTAGCTGACAAAGCTTAACTGTGGCAAAGCTCAGGCTCTGGCAATAAAAAAATTTACAGAAGTCCGAGGTGAGGCTTCCAACCTTGGAACCTTAAGTAAGAAAATTGTTTTGTAAACATAACTCATCGAGGAGGAGCGTAGTCGATGGGACTACCCTGGTACCGAGTACACACAGTCGTTCTGAATGACCCAGGGCGGCTGATTTCTGTACACTTGATGCACACAGCCCTGGTGGCAGGCTGGGCTGGTTCGATGGCACTATACGAACTAGCTATTTATGATCCCAGCGACCCAGTTCTTAACCCCATGTGGCGGCAAGGGATGTTCGTGCTACCCTTCATGTCACGGTTAGGCGTTACCCAGTCTTGGGGCGGTTGGAGCGTTACTGGCGCACCAGCAGTTGACCCTGGTTTCTGGTCATTTGAAGGCGTTGCCGCAGCTCACATCGTTCTTTCTGGTTTATTGTTCTTAGCTGCCGTTTGGCACTGGGTTTACTGGGACTTGGAACTCTTCAGAGACCCTCGCACTGGCGAACCTGCTCTAGACTTGCCAAAAATGTTTGGCATTCACCTGTTTTTATCTGGTTTACTCTGTTTCGGCTTTGGTGCTTTCCACTTAACCGGTCTGTTTGGCCCTGGTATGTGGATTTCTGATCCCTTTGGTGTTACTGGTAGCGTCCAGCCAGTCGCCCCAGAATGGGGGCCAGCTGGGTTTAACCCATTTAACCCAGGTGGTGTAGTGGCTCACCACATCGCCGCCGGTGTTGTTGGTATTATTGCTGGTTTATTCCACCTCACAGTTAGACCCCCCGAACGGCTCTACAAAGCCCTGCGGATGGGTAACATTGAAACCGTACTATCTAGCAGTATTGCGGCGGTATTCTTTGCTGCCTTCGTTGTTGCTGGCACAATGTGGTACGGTAACGCTACCACCCCCATCGAACTGTTTGGCCCTACCCGTTACCAATGGGATCAAGGCTACTTCCACCAAGAAATTGAGCGTCGCGTACAATCTAGTCTTGCTCAAGGTGCAAGCCTTTCCGAAGCTTGGTCACAAATCCCTGAAAAACTGGCTTTCTACGATTATGTCGGCAATAGCCCCGCTAAAGGTGGTTTATTCCGTACAGGGCCAATGGTGAAGGGTGATGGTATTGCCCAATCTTGGCAAGGTCACGCCGTATTCACAGATGCTGAAGGTAGAGAACTAACTGTACGTCGTCTACCCAACTTCTTTGAAACCTTCCCAGTTATCTTGACTGATGCTGATGGTGTTGTCCGTGCTGACATCCCCTTCCGTCGGGCAGAATCCAAGTATAGCTTTGAGCAAACTGGTGTAACTGTTAGCTTCTACGGTGGCGATTTGGATGGTAAGACCTTTACAGATCCAGCCGATGTGAAGAAATATGCTCGTAAAGCTCAAGGTGGCGAAATATTTGAATTCGACCGCGAAACCTTAAACTCTGACGGTGTATTCCGCACCTCCCCCAGAGGTTGGTTCACCTTCGGACACGCTGTATTTGCTTTATTATTCTTCTTTGGTCATATCTGGCATGGCGCTCGGACAATCTACCGAGACGTATTTGCTGGTGTAGAAGCCGACCTAGAAGAACAAGTAGAGTGGGGTCTATTCCAGAAAGTGGGTGACAAGACAACCCGCCGGAAAGAAGCCCTCTAATTTTAGGGACTGGGGACTAGGGACTGGGGACTGGGAATTTTCCTCACCCCAATACCTCATCCCCAATTCCCAATACCTGAATTACTAACTGGATAATCAGGAGCTTTTGATATGGAAAGCGTTGCATACATTTTAATTTTGACCCTGGCAATTGGTGTTCTCTTCTTTGCGATCGCATTCCGCGAACCCCCTCGCATTCAGAAAAAAGAAGAAAAGTAGGTAGTTTATACCAAACATTTACACTCAGATAAAACTTATATCCGTTGTTTCTACTCTCAGGAACAACGGATATTTTCCGGGTTTGGTTTTTGGCTAATGTAGCTAAAAAATAGTATTGTTGTAAATGTTGGAAAAATTATCTAGTTAATCACTAACTAAAAGTTTTTCATGAGCAAGCGGGATATCATCCCTAAAAGCACAACTTTGTTAATAAATATTTCACAGATAGTTATGATATAATTCTCTATCTGGAAGTTGATATGTGTTAACACTAGCTTTTCTGCGCTAGGATTAAAAAATGTCGGTGTACACTACCATTTAGGCAGTTGCATACATATCGCTATTATGGCATAACCTTTACGGAGACTCGAACCAGGAACAAATCAGCATGGTCAATCAGAACTTAACCGCTACAGAAATAGGATTTACTCACGAAGATTTTGCCGCCCTACTTGATAAGTACGATTACCATTTCAGCCCCGGAGATATCGTACCAGGTACAGTTTTTAGTATAGAACCGCGTGGCGCTCTGATTGACATTGGTGCTAAAACAGCAGCATACATACCTATACAAGAAATGTCTATAAACCGGGTTGATGCCCCGGAAGAAGTTTTACAATCCAACGAAACCAGAGAATTTTTCATCCTGACTGATGAAAATGAAGATGGACAGCTAACTCTTTCCATCCGTCGTATTGAATATATGCGTGCTTGGGAGCGTGTAAGGCAGCTACAAGCGGAAGATGCTACCGTTCGCTCTGGTGTATTTGCTACCAACCGAGGTGGAGCATTAGTAAGAATTGAAGGATTGCGTGGCTTTATCCCCGGTTCTCATATCAGCACTCGTAAGCCTAAAGAAGAATTAGTTGGCGAAGAACTACCTTTAAAATTCCTAGAAGTAGATGAAGAACGTAACCGCCTAGTTCTATCCCACCGTCGGGCGTTAGTTGAGCGGAAGATGAACCGCTTAGAAGTAGGCGAAGTAGTAATTGGTACAGTTCGCGGCATCAAACCCTACGGTGCGTTTATTGATATTGGTGGTGTCAGTGGTTTGCTGCACATATCAGAAATTTCTCACGAGCATATTGATACACCCCACAGCGTATTCAATGTCAATGACGAAGTGAAAGTCATGATAATTGACTTGGATGCAGAAAGAGGTAGAATTTCTCTGTCTACCAAACAGTTAGAACCAGAACCCGGTGACATGATTAAAAACCGTGATTTGGTTTACGACAAAGCAGAAGAAATGGCTGCTAAGTATCGAGAACAAATGCTGGCTAAACAGCAAGGTATTACTTTACCAACAGAAGAAGCTCCAGTTGCAGTGGAGGAAGAAATTCCAGCAGCAACTGAAGCCGTAGCTGAGACTGAAGTTGAAGCAGTAACTGAAGAAGAAATCCCAGCAGCTATTGAAGAGTAAGACAGTTGCAGTTGGACTTATCTGTAATTAAAAGCATTAAAACATTTAAAGAGGGGTCTTCCCTCTTTTTTTATTTTTTATGGAGGTAAATGTTTTGGTAACTATTCAATGTAAGAATGTTGCTTTTAACAATATTCAGGCTATTTTCTTTGATAAGAATGGTACGTTAGAAGACTCAGAAATTTATTTGCGATCGCTAGGACAAAAAGCAGCTCGGTTAATAGATGCTCAAATTCCTGGTATTGGCGAACCATTGTTAATGGCATTTGGGATTAATGGCGATATCCTAGATCATGCTGGCTTAATCGCAGTAGCCAGCCGTCGAGAAACAGAAGTAGCCGCCGCCGCCTATATTGCTGAAACTGGTAGAGGATGGTTTGAATCTTTAAAAATCGCACGTCAAGCTTTAGATGAGGCAGAAAAATACGTTAACACAACTCCCGCGCCTTTATTTCCAGGAGTCTTAGCAGTTTTACAATCTCTTTCTGTAGCAGGAATTAAAGTTGGTATACTTTCCGCCGCCACAACAGCAGAAGTTCAAGACTTTGTAACACGATATCAACTAAGTGATTACATCCAAGCACAAATCGGTGTAGATGATGGACTAAGTAAACCAGATCCAGCCTTGTTTATACACGCTTGTGAGGTTTTGGGTGTAGAACCAAACTCTACATTAATGGTGGGTGATTCTGTAGGTGATATGCAAATGGCGCGAAATGCCAAAGCCGCAGGTTGTATTGGTATTACTTGGGTAGGTAAATCAGATAATGTCCAAGGTGCAGACGTGGTGATTAATCAGCTAGATGAAATACAAATTTTAGGAAATTGCTGAAGCCACTCCCAATGAAATAAGTCTCACCCCCAAGCTATGACACGGGTTTTTCCCCACTCCCCAATTAAGCTAAACTTGCCTTAAGACTCTTCATGGAGAACACCTGATGCTATCAGTTAAACATCGCTTTCAAAGCTTTGAAGAATACTTATCCTATGATGATGGCACCGATAAACTCTATGAATTGTTTAATGGAGAATTAATCGAAATGCCCCCAGAATCAGGAATTAATGTTCAGATTGCAAATCGTCTTTTTCTCATTTTTGCATTGCTCATTGGGATTGATCGAGTACGGGGGCATGGTTTAGAACTGGAAGTCAGAGGAGAACCGAGAAACCGTTACCCTGATCTGACAATTATTCGAGAAGAGCATATTCAACAGTTAGCGCAGCGTAATACTATTCGCTTATCGATGCTACCTCCTCTACTGGTGATTGAAGTAGTGAGTCCTGGGGAATTACAACGGCATAGAGATTTTATTGCCAAGCGTTTACAGTATCAAGATTGCGGCATTCCTGAATATTGGATTGTTGATCCAGAAGC carries:
- the psbB gene encoding photosystem II chlorophyll-binding protein CP47 — protein: MGLPWYRVHTVVLNDPGRLISVHLMHTALVAGWAGSMALYELAIYDPSDPVLNPMWRQGMFVLPFMSRLGVTQSWGGWSVTGAPAVDPGFWSFEGVAAAHIVLSGLLFLAAVWHWVYWDLELFRDPRTGEPALDLPKMFGIHLFLSGLLCFGFGAFHLTGLFGPGMWISDPFGVTGSVQPVAPEWGPAGFNPFNPGGVVAHHIAAGVVGIIAGLFHLTVRPPERLYKALRMGNIETVLSSSIAAVFFAAFVVAGTMWYGNATTPIELFGPTRYQWDQGYFHQEIERRVQSSLAQGASLSEAWSQIPEKLAFYDYVGNSPAKGGLFRTGPMVKGDGIAQSWQGHAVFTDAEGRELTVRRLPNFFETFPVILTDADGVVRADIPFRRAESKYSFEQTGVTVSFYGGDLDGKTFTDPADVKKYARKAQGGEIFEFDRETLNSDGVFRTSPRGWFTFGHAVFALLFFFGHIWHGARTIYRDVFAGVEADLEEQVEWGLFQKVGDKTTRRKEAL
- a CDS encoding Uma2 family endonuclease codes for the protein MLSVKHRFQSFEEYLSYDDGTDKLYELFNGELIEMPPESGINVQIANRLFLIFALLIGIDRVRGHGLELEVRGEPRNRYPDLTIIREEHIQQLAQRNTIRLSMLPPLLVIEVVSPGELQRHRDFIAKRLQYQDCGIPEYWIVDPEAKTVLVLELTANTYTEIGKFAGDDLVVSPQFTQLNLQVSQIFDAVEKH
- a CDS encoding 30S ribosomal protein S1, whose translation is MVNQNLTATEIGFTHEDFAALLDKYDYHFSPGDIVPGTVFSIEPRGALIDIGAKTAAYIPIQEMSINRVDAPEEVLQSNETREFFILTDENEDGQLTLSIRRIEYMRAWERVRQLQAEDATVRSGVFATNRGGALVRIEGLRGFIPGSHISTRKPKEELVGEELPLKFLEVDEERNRLVLSHRRALVERKMNRLEVGEVVIGTVRGIKPYGAFIDIGGVSGLLHISEISHEHIDTPHSVFNVNDEVKVMIIDLDAERGRISLSTKQLEPEPGDMIKNRDLVYDKAEEMAAKYREQMLAKQQGITLPTEEAPVAVEEEIPAATEAVAETEVEAVTEEEIPAAIEE
- a CDS encoding photosystem II reaction center protein T — encoded protein: MESVAYILILTLAIGVLFFAIAFREPPRIQKKEEK
- a CDS encoding HAD family hydrolase, encoding MVTIQCKNVAFNNIQAIFFDKNGTLEDSEIYLRSLGQKAARLIDAQIPGIGEPLLMAFGINGDILDHAGLIAVASRRETEVAAAAYIAETGRGWFESLKIARQALDEAEKYVNTTPAPLFPGVLAVLQSLSVAGIKVGILSAATTAEVQDFVTRYQLSDYIQAQIGVDDGLSKPDPALFIHACEVLGVEPNSTLMVGDSVGDMQMARNAKAAGCIGITWVGKSDNVQGADVVINQLDEIQILGNC